One stretch of Priestia megaterium DNA includes these proteins:
- a CDS encoding DUF2642 domain-containing protein, with amino-acid sequence MFFCCYRRYVEKIKHLLFSNRFAEFIQENTKKAVEDVVYSDTFKEYVISIIKESQESPFREIAEQYIGQEVVIETTAGPLEGVVTFVGDNYLELVESPTSTVLLPFTSIVTIQSA; translated from the coding sequence ATGTTTTTTTGTTGTTACCGTCGCTATGTAGAAAAGATAAAACACCTGTTGTTTTCAAATCGATTTGCTGAATTTATTCAGGAAAACACAAAAAAAGCAGTAGAAGACGTTGTTTATTCCGATACGTTTAAAGAATATGTGATCAGTATTATTAAAGAATCTCAAGAATCACCTTTTAGGGAAATTGCCGAGCAGTATATCGGACAAGAAGTTGTGATTGAAACGACAGCTGGTCCACTTGAAGGTGTGGTCACGTTTGTGGGAGATAATTATTTGGAATTAGTAGAGTCTCCAACGTCAACGGTATTACTGCCATTTACAAGCATTGTGACTATTCAAAGCGCTTAA
- a CDS encoding GerAB/ArcD/ProY family transporter yields the protein MIALVIGGFVKINVFFYTVIVGISTLFKVKRLSALTYPVGTVILFFSLTMASNFQEHLKEGLTIMPVLLFIPFHAVIPFTLLCIAFIKHRIKKQKRCSHHDGCSAFVCYPLLYVQLLPLFFYLL from the coding sequence ATGATTGCATTAGTAATCGGAGGATTTGTTAAAATCAACGTCTTTTTTTACACCGTGATTGTTGGAATTTCCACACTGTTTAAGGTGAAACGACTTTCTGCGCTAACCTATCCTGTAGGCACGGTGATTTTATTTTTTTCTTTGACGATGGCAAGTAATTTTCAAGAGCATTTAAAAGAAGGGCTAACGATTATGCCGGTGTTACTTTTTATCCCTTTTCACGCAGTGATTCCGTTTACGCTGCTTTGTATAGCCTTTATTAAACATCGCATAAAAAAACAAAAGCGCTGCAGCCATCATGATGGCTGCAGCGCATTCGTCTGCTATCCGCTACTGTACGTGCAGCTGCTCCCGCTCTTTTTTTACTTGCTCTAG
- a CDS encoding RNA polymerase sigma factor has protein sequence MKKHDAHQMLVACITEHKADFYRLAFSYVKSQEDALDIVQESIKKALISMDSIKDIQSIKSWLYKIVVRTAIDFLRKHKRLTLMDDEALEHLSSGREDKYEDIDLKQAMDQLPVKYKTIIILRFFEDLKMEEIAEIIEENVNTVKTRLYRGLNLLRVTMTEEDLKQ, from the coding sequence ATGAAAAAACATGATGCACATCAGATGCTCGTAGCGTGCATAACCGAGCATAAAGCGGATTTTTACCGGCTTGCTTTTAGCTATGTGAAAAGTCAAGAAGATGCGCTTGATATTGTGCAAGAATCGATTAAAAAAGCACTCATTTCAATGGACAGTATCAAGGATATTCAATCGATTAAAAGCTGGCTTTATAAAATTGTTGTACGAACAGCAATCGATTTCCTGCGCAAGCATAAACGCTTAACGCTTATGGACGATGAAGCGCTTGAGCACTTGAGCAGCGGACGCGAAGATAAGTATGAAGATATAGATTTAAAACAAGCAATGGATCAGCTGCCGGTTAAATATAAGACCATTATTATTCTGCGTTTTTTCGAAGATTTAAAAATGGAAGAAATTGCGGAAATCATTGAGGAAAATGTAAATACGGTAAAGACAAGGCTTTACAGAGGGTTGAACCTGTTGCGGGTTACGATGACGGAGGAGGATTTAAAACAATGA
- a CDS encoding RsiV family protein, which translates to MNEKIEKLKKQYHDIPIPDELDDIIAQALASHPRKKKSYIWPSAIAAAAVIFIMTVNVSPDAANAMVKIPVLGKVVEVITFDELKQEEKHSRIDVKTPSISGLQNKGLQTSLNEKYVKENKQLYEQFKQEMKTLQKGEKGNVAVSSGYDIMTDTDDLLVVHRYVEESRASTSSVNQYDTIDKKHEVLVTLPSLFKDKSYIKVISENIKQQMKDQMKHEEGKIYWLTEEDMDPFKQIDENQSFYITKDHKLRIVFDKYEVAPGYMGNIEFEIPTAVISNLLVGQRYIH; encoded by the coding sequence ATGAACGAAAAAATAGAAAAGTTAAAGAAGCAGTATCATGACATTCCTATTCCAGACGAATTAGATGATATTATCGCACAGGCACTTGCTTCACATCCTCGTAAAAAGAAATCCTATATTTGGCCGAGCGCGATCGCGGCAGCAGCGGTGATTTTTATCATGACGGTGAATGTAAGTCCAGATGCAGCAAATGCAATGGTAAAAATTCCTGTACTGGGAAAAGTAGTAGAAGTTATTACATTTGATGAACTGAAGCAAGAAGAAAAGCATTCTCGTATTGACGTGAAAACACCATCGATTTCAGGGCTGCAAAACAAAGGTCTTCAAACAAGTTTGAATGAAAAGTATGTAAAAGAAAACAAGCAGCTGTATGAACAGTTTAAACAAGAGATGAAAACATTACAAAAAGGAGAGAAAGGAAACGTGGCTGTAAGCAGCGGCTATGATATTATGACGGATACTGACGATTTGCTTGTTGTTCATCGATATGTGGAAGAATCGAGAGCTTCAACGTCCAGCGTCAATCAGTACGACACGATTGATAAAAAACACGAAGTGCTCGTTACGCTTCCAAGTTTGTTCAAAGATAAAAGCTATATAAAGGTCATTAGTGAAAATATTAAACAGCAAATGAAAGATCAAATGAAACATGAAGAAGGCAAAATCTACTGGCTGACTGAAGAAGATATGGATCCTTTTAAACAGATTGATGAAAATCAAAGCTTCTACATTACAAAAGATCACAAGCTTAGAATCGTATTTGATAAATACGAAGTCGCTCCAGGATATATGGGAAATATTGAGTTTGAAATTCCGACAGCCGTTATTTCAAACCTTCTAGTTGGTCAACGGTATATTCATTAA
- a CDS encoding HTH-type transcriptional regulator Hpr, which yields MKRTLNQDTIKDAMLFNQLVMQVSKALWKSTEKDWEQWVKPYDLSINEHHILGIAYQLEIASMTDISKLGVMHLSTAFNFAKKLHLRGYLTLSKNEKDKRNTYVQLTEEGKKMFLKTLEDYNPLENPLFQGAMPLRDVYGELPDFVELTALIRSIYGEDFVQFIERSSQEPASLKK from the coding sequence GTGAAACGCACGTTAAATCAAGATACGATTAAAGATGCCATGCTGTTTAATCAGCTTGTGATGCAAGTAAGCAAAGCTCTTTGGAAGTCTACTGAAAAGGATTGGGAGCAGTGGGTTAAGCCGTACGATTTGAGCATTAATGAGCATCACATTTTGGGGATTGCTTATCAGCTGGAAATTGCGTCGATGACCGACATTTCAAAGCTAGGCGTCATGCATTTATCCACAGCTTTTAACTTTGCAAAAAAATTGCACTTGCGGGGCTATCTTACCCTTTCTAAAAATGAGAAAGATAAGCGGAATACATACGTACAGCTCACAGAAGAAGGAAAAAAGATGTTTTTAAAAACGCTCGAGGATTATAACCCTCTTGAAAATCCTTTGTTTCAAGGAGCGATGCCGCTGCGAGATGTTTACGGAGAGCTGCCTGACTTTGTTGAGCTGACGGCTCTGATTCGAAGCATATACGGAGAGGATTTTGTCCAGTTTATCGAACGTTCTTCTCAAGAGCCCGCTAGCTTGAAAAAATAA
- a CDS encoding glycosyltransferase family 2 protein, which produces MKTLSVVLPVYNEEDTLKNVLKQIKKVNVLEIIVIANGCTDASVKIAKEEGCMVKVVEKRLSPHEARMEGAKAAKGDAVLFVDGDIILSASEIERFVQPLLFGHSDVVLNKWEKTKINAFNRSEMTWSAVLHHALGKPHRANAYLEAPYGVLLSVLKNYWELPPLSLFVTFLTQYRVSSHITIETQGKGSFRPFDRPLRSRERIQSYQQLLQTYYTLASNRKRRVNMLTQPIPVAECGWGKLSSFYGGKQLSVIIPVCNEEQTIKQVIAEARKLEPLEIIVVINGSTDQSEKYAKEQGVKTLVYDERLGHDCGRAAGALAATGDILLFIDGDFVLSAQELYPFASAVASGVDLALNICEDEAKLTHVVQGWKYVLNETVGRKDLLMSSMTAVPHAISRECLQKIGLESLVIPPFAQVKAIIEDFHVQAVHHVDVNKFNRFRYSEHLLLKNHSPTAELIIHDHIFAFLSYLQRD; this is translated from the coding sequence ATGAAAACTCTTTCTGTCGTGCTGCCTGTTTACAATGAAGAAGACACGCTAAAGAACGTGCTCAAACAAATTAAGAAAGTGAATGTGCTTGAGATTATTGTAATCGCAAATGGCTGTACCGATGCTTCAGTAAAAATAGCAAAAGAAGAAGGGTGCATGGTAAAAGTAGTGGAAAAACGCCTTTCTCCTCATGAAGCAAGAATGGAAGGAGCCAAAGCTGCCAAAGGAGATGCCGTCTTATTTGTAGACGGAGATATTATTCTTTCTGCTTCTGAGATTGAACGCTTTGTGCAGCCGTTGTTATTTGGACATAGCGATGTTGTGCTAAACAAGTGGGAAAAAACAAAGATAAATGCTTTTAACCGCAGCGAAATGACGTGGAGTGCGGTCTTGCATCATGCGCTTGGAAAGCCTCATCGTGCCAACGCTTATTTAGAAGCGCCTTATGGTGTGCTGTTAAGTGTATTGAAGAACTACTGGGAGCTGCCGCCTCTTTCCTTATTTGTGACGTTTTTAACACAGTATCGTGTAAGCTCGCATATTACGATTGAAACCCAGGGAAAGGGAAGCTTTCGTCCTTTCGATCGCCCGCTGCGCAGCAGAGAACGAATTCAATCCTACCAGCAGCTTCTTCAGACATATTATACGCTTGCGTCAAATCGTAAAAGGCGAGTGAATATGCTGACGCAGCCTATTCCAGTAGCGGAATGCGGCTGGGGGAAATTATCTTCTTTTTATGGAGGTAAACAGCTGTCTGTTATTATTCCGGTTTGCAACGAAGAACAAACAATCAAACAAGTAATTGCAGAAGCAAGAAAACTTGAGCCATTAGAAATCATTGTTGTGATTAACGGCTCTACGGACCAGTCAGAGAAGTACGCCAAAGAACAGGGCGTCAAAACCCTCGTCTATGATGAGCGGTTAGGGCATGACTGCGGAAGAGCTGCGGGGGCACTTGCAGCAACAGGAGATATTCTTCTCTTTATAGACGGAGATTTTGTACTGTCTGCCCAAGAACTATACCCGTTTGCTTCAGCGGTAGCGAGCGGTGTCGATCTAGCTTTAAACATATGTGAAGATGAAGCAAAGCTCACGCATGTGGTGCAGGGGTGGAAGTACGTGTTAAATGAGACGGTAGGAAGAAAAGATTTATTAATGAGCTCGATGACAGCTGTTCCTCATGCCATAAGCAGAGAGTGCCTGCAAAAAATTGGACTTGAGTCTCTTGTGATACCGCCTTTTGCTCAAGTAAAAGCGATAATAGAAGATTTTCATGTGCAGGCCGTTCACCATGTTGACGTAAATAAATTCAATCGGTTTCGATATTCTGAGCACCTACTATTGAAGAACCATTCTCCTACGGCAGAACTCATTATTCACGATCATATTTTTGCTTTTCTCTCTTATCTTCAGCGTGACTGA
- a CDS encoding NlpC/P60 family protein produces the protein MKKMLSALLVGGALFASPAMGHAAFGDTVLKQGMTNDDVEQVKTVLKDKGFLKGEVSRYFNYETKKAVMAFQEKHNLEADGVVGENTYNALGKGGVVEGESEVNTDKVISKAKSLMGTPYKWGGTTPSGFDCSGYLQYVYKESVGVDIPRTVEDIYQAGENVSEPQVGDLVFFETYKEGPSHAGIYLGDGKFINASSSKGVTISDKNSSYWKERYIGAKRIAAN, from the coding sequence ATGAAAAAAATGCTATCGGCGCTTCTTGTAGGAGGAGCTTTATTTGCAAGTCCGGCAATGGGACATGCTGCGTTTGGCGACACGGTTTTAAAACAAGGGATGACAAATGATGATGTTGAACAAGTTAAAACGGTGTTAAAAGATAAAGGATTTTTAAAAGGCGAAGTATCGCGTTATTTTAATTATGAAACAAAAAAAGCGGTTATGGCTTTTCAAGAGAAACATAACCTAGAAGCAGATGGAGTTGTTGGAGAGAATACATACAATGCATTAGGTAAAGGCGGCGTTGTAGAAGGCGAATCAGAAGTGAATACGGATAAAGTAATCAGCAAAGCAAAATCCTTAATGGGCACGCCGTATAAATGGGGAGGCACCACACCTTCAGGATTTGACTGCAGCGGATATCTTCAGTATGTATATAAAGAAAGCGTAGGCGTTGATATTCCAAGAACGGTTGAAGATATCTATCAAGCAGGTGAAAATGTAAGTGAACCGCAGGTAGGAGATCTTGTGTTCTTTGAAACGTACAAAGAAGGTCCTTCTCATGCAGGCATTTATCTTGGAGACGGAAAGTTTATTAACGCATCGTCTTCTAAAGGCGTTACAATTAGCGATAAAAATTCAAGCTATTGGAAAGAGCGCTATATAGGAGCAAAGCGTATTGCAGCCAACTGA
- a CDS encoding glycosyltransferase family 2 protein has product MKVSVIIPACNEADSLLPVIKEVQKMKPFEIIVVVNGSSDTTKEIAEGAGCRVVYYEEALGINIGRAIGAKKAKGDILLFLDGDIAVPYEELMKYTQAIETGHDIALNNLSWIMKRKVRPHPVSVAKYMLNLCLQREDLSVQAFTAIPHAIKKTSAAKIGYENLAHPPLAHTIALLKGMSIVAPCSSDVIYTNKIRTTHKTIPTNSPFPISTNYIIGDHIKALAYLIEEKGIRGGLTDGDRNREVVSAYTPNVKRKTGIKYSAVIPVGEEKETIENVIKEVKKAGVEEIIVVANGADEVTVKRAIEAGATVLHYKQRLGHNVPRAIGAMYSSGEVCLFVDGDIVISAEHLRPYLEAADQGVDVALNNLECLLDEVHPIHSVSAAKYFLNIVCKRPDLTINTTTAIPHAIKRDVMEKVGYESLIIPPLFQLKSIMYGFMVQPVHFVDVARTNRIRKEHMKVKGLAASTQRILGDYVEAMAYYISQTSERGEFLPDIRRHDLLFEVLKNE; this is encoded by the coding sequence TTGAAAGTATCAGTGATTATTCCAGCCTGTAACGAGGCCGATTCGTTATTGCCTGTAATTAAAGAAGTTCAAAAAATGAAGCCGTTTGAGATTATTGTCGTCGTAAATGGATCCAGTGATACAACAAAGGAAATTGCCGAGGGTGCAGGCTGCCGCGTTGTTTATTATGAAGAAGCTCTTGGTATTAATATTGGAAGAGCCATTGGGGCTAAAAAAGCAAAAGGAGATATTTTGCTTTTTTTGGACGGAGATATAGCGGTTCCTTATGAGGAGCTGATGAAATATACGCAGGCTATAGAAACCGGTCATGATATAGCGTTGAACAACCTTTCATGGATTATGAAACGAAAGGTGCGTCCTCATCCTGTTTCAGTTGCAAAATATATGCTGAACTTATGCTTACAGCGTGAAGATTTATCCGTTCAAGCGTTCACAGCTATTCCCCATGCTATCAAGAAAACATCAGCAGCTAAAATTGGATACGAGAACTTAGCTCACCCGCCTCTTGCTCATACGATTGCTCTTTTAAAAGGAATGTCAATCGTTGCACCGTGTTCTTCAGACGTTATTTATACAAATAAGATTAGAACTACCCACAAAACCATCCCTACTAATTCTCCTTTTCCTATTTCCACTAACTATATTATTGGAGATCACATTAAAGCGTTAGCTTATCTTATCGAAGAAAAAGGAATAAGAGGCGGGCTCACAGATGGTGATCGAAACCGAGAAGTTGTTTCCGCTTATACACCGAATGTAAAACGGAAAACAGGAATTAAGTACAGCGCTGTTATTCCAGTAGGTGAAGAAAAAGAGACGATTGAAAACGTGATTAAAGAAGTAAAAAAAGCCGGAGTGGAAGAGATCATCGTGGTTGCCAACGGGGCAGATGAAGTAACCGTTAAGCGAGCGATCGAAGCCGGAGCGACTGTTCTTCATTACAAGCAGCGGCTCGGACACAATGTACCTCGAGCAATTGGTGCGATGTACAGCAGCGGTGAAGTTTGCTTGTTCGTAGATGGAGACATTGTTATTTCCGCGGAACATTTACGTCCATATTTAGAAGCAGCTGACCAAGGAGTTGATGTAGCGCTTAATAATTTAGAGTGTCTGCTTGACGAAGTGCATCCCATCCACTCTGTAAGTGCGGCGAAATATTTTCTTAATATTGTTTGCAAACGTCCGGATTTAACCATTAATACAACGACGGCGATTCCGCATGCAATTAAACGGGATGTAATGGAGAAAGTAGGCTACGAATCTCTTATTATTCCACCTTTATTTCAATTAAAAAGTATCATGTACGGCTTTATGGTTCAGCCCGTTCATTTTGTGGACGTGGCGCGAACGAACCGGATTCGAAAGGAGCATATGAAAGTCAAAGGTTTGGCAGCATCAACGCAGCGAATCCTAGGTGATTATGTAGAAGCCATGGCGTACTATATCAGCCAAACCAGCGAAAGAGGCGAATTTCTTCCGGACATACGAAGACATGATCTTTTGTTTGAGGTGTTGAAGAATGAATAA
- a CDS encoding nucleotide sugar dehydrogenase: protein MNKKVAVIGLGYVGLPLALLFAKKNYTVIGLDIDERKIEALKQGKSYIPDVRNDVIQNEKNFQAYELKKGISAFQACDYVVVTVPTPITETHNPDLGPVISASTFLKEHMVKGQTIIYESSTYPGTLEEIVLPILKDSNLQAGIDFYLAYSPERVDPANKSYDIEHIPKVISGYSKECLHHIKIFYESIFQQVVPVSSPKVAEMCKLFENIQRLVNISLVNETNELCEELGIDFYEVLQAASTKPFGFTPYYPGPGIGGHCIPVDPLYFLWKLKQNGLTSELIEAAHHINEEMPNKVIRRVEKQLEANEKRVFVVGVAYKKDVNDIRESPALTVCEGLLEKGYELTYHDPYIDSAVFNKQTYFSVPLTKEEVEKSDVVLVLTDHSQVDWSIVKNAKKVVDTRGILNE from the coding sequence ATGAATAAAAAAGTTGCCGTTATTGGTCTTGGGTATGTGGGACTGCCTCTTGCTCTTTTGTTTGCTAAGAAAAACTACACTGTGATTGGACTTGATATTGACGAGCGGAAAATTGAAGCGCTAAAACAAGGAAAAAGCTATATTCCAGACGTACGTAATGATGTGATTCAAAACGAGAAAAATTTTCAAGCATATGAATTAAAAAAAGGTATTTCGGCATTTCAAGCCTGCGATTATGTAGTGGTGACCGTGCCAACCCCAATTACAGAAACGCACAATCCAGATTTAGGACCAGTTATTAGCGCATCTACTTTCTTAAAAGAACACATGGTAAAAGGGCAAACGATTATTTATGAAAGCTCTACCTACCCAGGTACGCTTGAAGAAATTGTTTTGCCTATTTTGAAAGATTCTAACTTGCAAGCAGGAATAGATTTTTATTTAGCTTATTCTCCAGAGCGAGTTGATCCGGCAAACAAGTCGTATGACATTGAGCATATTCCAAAAGTGATCAGCGGCTACAGCAAAGAATGCCTTCATCATATAAAGATATTTTACGAAAGTATTTTCCAGCAAGTTGTACCTGTTTCTTCTCCTAAAGTAGCGGAAATGTGCAAGCTGTTTGAAAACATTCAGCGCCTGGTCAATATTTCGTTGGTGAATGAAACAAACGAACTGTGTGAGGAATTAGGAATAGATTTTTATGAGGTCTTACAAGCGGCATCTACCAAGCCGTTTGGGTTTACTCCTTATTATCCAGGTCCCGGAATAGGGGGGCACTGCATACCTGTTGATCCGCTTTATTTCTTATGGAAACTAAAGCAAAATGGGTTAACGAGCGAACTTATTGAAGCGGCTCATCATATTAATGAAGAAATGCCAAATAAAGTGATTAGGCGAGTTGAAAAGCAGCTTGAAGCAAATGAAAAGCGCGTGTTCGTGGTAGGCGTTGCGTATAAAAAAGACGTAAATGACATACGTGAATCGCCGGCGCTGACCGTGTGTGAAGGTCTTTTAGAAAAAGGGTATGAATTAACGTATCATGACCCGTATATTGACTCTGCCGTCTTTAATAAGCAAACGTACTTTTCTGTTCCGCTCACAAAAGAGGAAGTCGAAAAAAGCGATGTTGTACTGGTATTAACTGACCATAGTCAGGTGGATTGGTCAATCGTAAAAAATGCAAAAAAAGTTGTAGATACAAGAGGTATTTTAAATGAATGA
- a CDS encoding polysaccharide deacetylase family protein produces the protein MKTMGYKRILTLLGCCILLLGTAGYIVKANSTEKKTANIQTDQTYPNVEIQTLVKDLTEGGYAISYPSFGKKEIDQSIQAYVTDQVAHYEKKLKKQSKKKKSELTITYKIVHYSKQTLSIAFDEYESVNGEKGTSSLKTFTFDLPAQKQMSLKDLFKEDANYLDRLSAISYAELKKQMKTADFDPDLQKGTQAADKNFSHFALLENSIVIYFKPYQLGDEQTKTQTIAIQKDLFKDIMSDAYKDEAANKNKVKETPPKHIVNEMPEQGAPIDPTKKIVAMTFDDGPNPSSTNVILDGLKEVNGHATFFVLGSRVQYYPETIERMVKEGNEVGNHSWDHPQLTRLNEAQVKHQIGDTQALIKQVSGYEPLHVRPPYGAVNANVRRYIGNVGVTLWDIDPEDWKYRNVPHSVQAVMSQVGDGKVILMHDIYQTSAEAAVEIMKKLHAQGYQLVTISQLEQVKKEREQLHVQ, from the coding sequence ATGAAAACCATGGGCTACAAACGTATTTTGACACTGCTTGGATGCTGTATTTTGCTTCTTGGTACAGCAGGGTATATCGTTAAAGCAAACAGTACAGAGAAAAAAACGGCAAATATTCAAACAGATCAAACCTATCCAAACGTTGAAATTCAAACGCTAGTTAAGGATCTTACCGAAGGAGGGTATGCGATTAGCTACCCTTCCTTTGGCAAAAAAGAAATTGATCAATCCATTCAAGCTTACGTAACAGATCAAGTGGCACACTATGAAAAAAAGCTGAAGAAGCAGTCAAAAAAGAAAAAATCTGAATTAACTATTACATATAAAATCGTTCATTACAGCAAACAAACGCTAAGCATTGCCTTTGATGAATATGAATCTGTAAATGGAGAGAAAGGAACGTCTTCTCTCAAAACCTTTACATTTGATCTGCCTGCTCAAAAACAAATGTCGTTAAAAGATTTATTTAAAGAAGATGCAAACTATTTAGATCGTCTTTCAGCTATTTCATATGCTGAATTAAAAAAACAAATGAAAACAGCTGATTTTGACCCGGACCTTCAAAAAGGAACGCAGGCAGCTGATAAAAATTTCAGTCATTTTGCGCTCCTTGAAAACAGTATTGTGATCTATTTTAAGCCTTATCAGCTAGGCGATGAACAAACGAAAACCCAAACAATCGCTATCCAAAAAGATTTATTTAAAGACATCATGAGCGATGCTTACAAAGACGAAGCAGCAAATAAAAATAAAGTGAAAGAAACGCCTCCAAAACATATCGTTAACGAAATGCCGGAGCAAGGAGCACCTATTGACCCAACTAAAAAAATCGTTGCAATGACCTTTGATGACGGACCTAACCCTTCATCTACCAATGTGATTTTAGATGGATTAAAAGAAGTGAACGGGCACGCTACCTTTTTTGTGTTAGGAAGCCGCGTTCAATATTATCCTGAAACAATCGAACGTATGGTCAAGGAAGGCAACGAAGTCGGAAATCACTCTTGGGATCATCCTCAGCTCACTCGTTTAAATGAAGCGCAGGTCAAACACCAAATAGGCGATACCCAAGCGCTCATTAAACAAGTCAGCGGCTATGAACCACTGCATGTCCGCCCTCCTTATGGAGCCGTGAACGCAAATGTAAGACGTTATATCGGAAATGTTGGCGTGACTCTATGGGATATCGATCCCGAAGACTGGAAATATCGAAACGTGCCTCACTCCGTCCAAGCAGTTATGAGCCAAGTCGGAGACGGGAAAGTTATTTTAATGCATGATATTTATCAAACAAGCGCCGAAGCAGCCGTTGAAATTATGAAGAAGCTTCATGCACAAGGGTATCAGCTTGTTACGATTTCACAGCTAGAGCAAGTAAAAAAAGAGCGGGAGCAGCTGCACGTACAGTAG
- a CDS encoding globin-coupled sensor protein, giving the protein MNWFKRNKAHAEAAAVESITVKLHVSDPMIKKQINMISLTAEDLERIARFQVHALNAIEEIVNDFYKAIGEQAHLVAIIKKHSSVHALKQTLKQHILEMFDGQIDDAFVVKRQKISKMHVKIGLEPNWYLCAFQNLFTSLLSVCERTMESKEECLAFIASMTKLISLEQQIVLKAYELEYDEQRAGLQTQKEKIQLEISRTSSILSSLSEETKTFMNQMHNQSSDVLSYANKSSQLAEVIEKESVTSQAKLKEEQNMLGSIQKNTSLIQNKMKTLEHTSQQIHQIVSIVTSIAEQTNLLALNASIESARAGEHGKGFAVVAQEVRKLAEETKKSISNISTFIGDIQKQIESVSALGGEVAKLTKDTADNMNNITSFFTNVLSITTENKQQTVLTKKELVKIADVMKQLSLRIEKMAHSSEELERLTEKS; this is encoded by the coding sequence ATGAATTGGTTTAAACGAAACAAAGCGCACGCCGAAGCCGCGGCTGTCGAATCCATCACTGTAAAGCTTCATGTATCGGACCCGATGATAAAAAAGCAGATTAACATGATTTCCTTAACAGCAGAGGATCTCGAACGGATTGCCAGATTTCAAGTTCACGCGCTGAACGCCATCGAAGAGATCGTGAATGATTTTTACAAAGCTATTGGCGAACAGGCTCATTTGGTTGCGATTATCAAAAAGCACAGCAGCGTCCATGCATTAAAACAAACGTTAAAACAGCACATCTTAGAAATGTTTGATGGACAAATAGATGATGCTTTTGTGGTAAAACGTCAAAAAATCTCCAAGATGCACGTTAAAATTGGACTTGAGCCAAACTGGTATTTGTGCGCATTTCAAAATTTATTTACGTCGCTTCTTTCAGTATGTGAACGTACGATGGAATCAAAAGAAGAATGTCTGGCTTTTATTGCAAGTATGACAAAGCTTATTAGTCTAGAACAGCAAATTGTGTTAAAAGCCTATGAGCTTGAATATGACGAGCAGCGCGCTGGACTTCAGACTCAAAAAGAGAAAATTCAGCTAGAAATCTCTCGTACATCATCTATCCTTTCTTCGTTATCTGAAGAAACGAAGACATTTATGAACCAAATGCACAATCAGTCTTCTGACGTCCTTTCTTATGCAAACAAAAGCTCCCAATTGGCAGAAGTCATTGAGAAAGAATCCGTTACGAGTCAAGCAAAATTAAAAGAAGAACAAAACATGCTTGGAAGCATACAAAAAAATACGTCGCTCATTCAAAACAAAATGAAAACGCTTGAACATACATCACAGCAAATTCATCAAATCGTTTCGATTGTTACTTCTATTGCTGAGCAAACGAATTTATTAGCATTAAACGCTTCGATTGAGTCTGCTCGAGCAGGCGAGCATGGAAAAGGATTTGCAGTGGTGGCACAGGAAGTACGGAAGCTTGCAGAAGAAACGAAGAAATCCATTTCTAATATTTCCACTTTTATCGGAGACATTCAAAAACAAATTGAAAGCGTCTCGGCGTTAGGTGGAGAAGTCGCTAAATTAACAAAAGATACGGCTGACAATATGAACAACATTACTTCTTTTTTCACGAACGTTCTTAGCATAACAACCGAGAACAAACAGCAAACCGTTCTAACAAAAAAAGAGCTTGTAAAAATAGCCGACGTAATGAAGCAGCTGTCTCTGCGAATTGAGAAGATGGCACATTCCTCAGAAGAACTTGAACGGTTAACTGAAAAAAGTTGA